The Elaeis guineensis isolate ETL-2024a chromosome 11, EG11, whole genome shotgun sequence genomic interval AGTTCAAAGCTTAATCAAGTTAGGCTCGAAcccaaataatttattatttttacaaaaatgaTATGATGCATTCTTTTGGTGGAATGATATTTATCACAAATGTTACACATCATCTGTCCTAGTTCGTTGGGTGACAAATTCATAACTGTTTTTACCAATTCTACAAGCCAATGAACTaactctttttttatcaaaaagaaaaagaaaaagaaaaacaactcTTTAGATCAAGTCCCGAAGATCAAAAAGGTAGGCCATCCAATGAACACTCCCCTGTTAAAGTCCCTGCTCTCGTTGGAATTCCCCTCCAAAACTTGCTCCCCAACCCACATCTCCCGTCCGCGCCGTAAGCCCAAAAGAAATGTCCATGGATCCCTACCAATTCCTCCACATCTCCCGCAACCCCGACGGCTCCCTCAGCCGAGccaatctcatccccaactctccCCCCACCGGCGACCAACCCCTGGATTCCGTCCCCGCCCTCTCCAAAGACGTCCCCCTCAACCCCGCCCACAACACCTGGCTCCGAATTTTCCTCCCCACCCAATCACCGCCTTCCCCCGAGAAGAAGCTCCCCGTCGTCTTCTTCTTCCACGGCGGCGGCTTCATCCTCTTCAGCGCCGCCACCGCACCCTTCCACGACTTCTGCGTCAAACTATCCGCCGACCTTCCCGCCATCGTCCTCTCCGTCGAGTACCGTCTCGCCCCGGAGCACCGCCTCCCCGCCGCCTACGACGACGCCGTCGACGCCCTCCTCTGGGCCCGCGCCCAGGCCCTCGGCCCCGCCTCCACGGTCGACCCGTGGGTCGGCGCCCGCGCCGACTTCTCCCGGTGCTTCCTGATGGGCAGCAGCGCCGGCGGCAACATCGTCTACCACGTCGGCCTCCGCGCGATGGGCATGGATCTGAACCCCCTAAAGATCCAAGGGCTTATCTTGAACCAACCCTACTTCGGGGGGGAAGAAAGGACGGAGTCGGAGGCGAGAATGGCGGCGGATCGGATCGTTCCGTTACCGGCGAATGATTTGATGTGGGAGCTGGCGCTGCCGGAGGGGGCGGACCGGGACCACGAGTACTGTAATCCAGCTGCGACGGCGGTGCTGCCGAGGTGTCTGGTGAGGGGGCACGTTGGGGATCCCCTGGTGGACCGGCAGAGGGTGTTTGCGAGAATGCTTGAGAGGGGAGGAGTCAGCGTGGTGGCTCATTTGAAGGAGGGGGGGCACCACGGTATCGAGCTCTTTAAGCCAGACATGGCAGAGGCGCTGGTGGCGGACGTCAAAACTTTCGTCTACTTGGACTCTGCTGCTCCGGCCGGAGGGGTTCAGGTTGGCGGGCACCGACTGTAGCTGTGATTGACGCGGTCATGgagtcaaagaagaagaagaagagaaaagtgtGAGAAGGTTCACTCTGTTGTATTTTGATTGTGCTCTtcgttttcttttcttctttctactTCTGTTCTGGCGATTGGGTTGATGCTCCAATAGGCCGCAGGCTAGGTGAGACTTGGAGCCCGATAGTACTACATCCGAACCTCTGCTTTTGTCCTCTCTAAGTTTCATTTCAGGTTTCCTGATGTTTTTAAATAAcagatatttttataaattatgacTATTACATATATGATGCACATGAAAATCTTATATAAATTGAAATTTTGGTAATATTCTTGAAAGTCTGAgaaatctagattttttttttcttattttttttctaacagTCATAACCGTAATTTTTCTTTTGGAACTCTATATCTacttatttaatttttatctttcctCACATGTCATGGCATGGCATGAAAACTAATTGGTGTTATCTATCACATCTGATATAAATGATGGCCGTAATTAGAATTATATCAGAAATTAATAAATTCTTAGAAGAAAATAATAGATGTTATCTTTCATGGTACTTTTAGTGGATTTTCTTCCTAGCTTTTatattgatttaaattcaaaaattattattattttatttatttaacttCAAAATCTACACTCTAAactgaacaaaaatcatatggagtGGGCACTAGGACtgagaaaataatcaaaatatgaagaaattcatccaatCTAACCCAATAAACATTAGTTGTAGTCGGTTAAAAGACATAAATCGGATGGAATTGGGTTGGAGTTTTTAaagaattgattatttatgatcagATTCGGTTCTTACATTTTTAATCCGTATAAAATTGAATTCAATCGATATAGTATTTCATAAACTCATTTTTATTTTTCGGACGGTATCGTTTAGACTTtaatacttcattctaaaaaataccTTGTTATCTATTTGGATTCATGaaaatattaatgttgaattatTGATGAAAGCATATCAATTTGAAATAATTCTAAATTGAAAGCTTCAGATATAGTTGCTTTTTGATGAATAAATCTTTTCTGTTTTTGTTTGATTTCGTATAAGTTTAAAAATAAGCTCAAAATTTATAACTtacaagatttaaattttttttacattaaattgattaaaaaaaataaataaacttaaatGGGTCaatattggacttaaaatcaatattagGTCAATATTGAAGTTCAAACCGATACAATCCACTCGAACCCACTACAAATCATTCATTTCGATTTAAAacggtttatacatgataaacgaTTGGCAGcagattgaattttcttcaattCGATTGAATTCAGtcggatgaaatttttctttcaatccaATTGATCTCAATCTGTGTTCAGCCCTAACaagcactataaaatatcatttgggAATTTCATAGTTTGCTACGTTTTTTTTAATGCTAATATTAAAGAATAAGTCTAAAAGCCAGTATTTTCCTACTAACGGAATTATTAATCATGTGATTAAGgcattctctttctttctcattttcagtatatattttttatcgataCATACTATCTAACTATGTGATACATACTAAATATATAGATAAGTGATACATTCTGTAAACTTTTTTGATACACACTCAGTAACGACTCAATACACATCTACAACTAAATTGATATACAATTTATCGAATTTAGGATTCACCAATACATAGTATGTGATTAATTGATACATACTTAGTAAAATATTCATCTAATATCTCAAtacatatttttagataaaataatacATAGTTTTTAGAACATAACAGTCATCAGTATACAGCACATAAGTAAATAATACACACTAGATGGTTTACTGAtacatattataaatttttttgatacacaTATAGCAATGATTTAATATATacctatagataaattgatacatagtttacgAAACTTAGTACCTAGTGGtacacaatatatgatcagttgaTACACACCTATCAAAATATTTATCCAAtatttcaatatatatttttagataaaacgGTACACAATTTTTGTgaacttttagatataaaaatattagaaaagaagagaaatttggaagaggagaaagaaaCTCGAGGAAGACCTCATAGATAGGAGAGATGATATAGGGtttggaagaggagaaagagaccTTACTAATGGAAGAAATGGCTTGATGAGGAAGATAATAGATGGAGAAAtttaataagaaaaaaagaggataTGGACggtcataaaatatctcttttaggtaactaattttttttcttggacTTAGTTGCTCATTATTCCAAACTAGTGAAGAAAGAGAGATCAAGATTGATTGGGCCCTCTCCTTTGCTCtagctctctttcttttcttttgcttgttTTTGGTGGCACCTATTTTTACGGTTTAGACTGCTCTCATTTCACTCGTCGTTATTTgtttttgctttcttttcttctggctagtaaaatattttttattatttcaattataGAATTAACGGATTCTGTTAGTAggagaaattcaaattttttttgacttctaaattttctctttaagatatgaaaaaaaaaatgacataaaattagatttgtcTCGTATGATGATATATAGTGCCCACCCCAAATGATTTTTATTCCTCTAAACTTGTCTAATCTGTTGAAGTTGGAAACAAAGCCAAGCTGTTGGGAATCTAGGGATGCTATGCGAACTTTGTGCCACGTCTAGCTCTGGACTCCTTTAGTAGAAGAAATCCAATTCTTTTGAACTTCCAGGTTTCCTCGTATTTTGGATCCGTTATTTAAAAGGTAAGGCCCTCAGAAGAAGAAGCTTCAATTTGGTTGCAGCATTTTGGATTTCTTTATAAGCCCAAAATCGGCCAATGGAGCGTTTCTTACTTCTTCACTGGCACTTTTTTCCTATACTACCAAATCTTATGTCATCTATGTTTAACTCCACAGTAGCCATCTCATGGCGGCTGTCTTTTGTTTACAGTTTATTATGCTCGATTTGTAATGATTCCGATTGATTTTtaatagtcttttttttttaattttttttcaccaaaaattaaaagataacgcCAATCTGGCATCTGCGGACGCGAAACACTGACCGACCGGCATGCCCAGATCTACCAACCACAAGCGTCAAGCAGCGCGATGTTGCGTTTGTAAATGGGAAGCGTTGACGACGGACCGCCTTCCACCTACTACTCTCATTTCAGGTCTCTCTCGCCTCGTCGAATCGACCCCACTCCCCCGGCCATCCTCCTCTCTCCCCGCCGATGGATCCCTGCGAATATCTCAAGATCACCCGCAACCCAGATGGTTCCATCACCCGCCACGCCATCATTCCCTCCTCCCCCGCCAACCCCAACGCTACCCCCGTCCTCTCCAAAGATCTCCCTCTCGATCCCACCCACAACACCTGGCTGCGAATCTTCGTCCCAATCAATCATCTCCTTCCACCGACGGGAAGCTCCCCGTCATCATCTACTTCCACGGCGGCGGATTCATCCTCGCCAGCGCCGGCACCACCATCTTCCACGATTTCTGCGTCAAATTATCCGCCGACCTCCCCGCCATAGTCCTCTCCGTCGAGTACCGCCTCGCCCCGGAGCACCGCCTCCCCGCCGCCTACGACGACGCCGTCGACGCCCTCCTCTGGGCCCGCACCCAGGCCCTCGGCCCCGCCTCCGCAGTCGACGCCCGCACCGACTTCTCCCGGTGCTTCCTGATGGGCAGCAGCGCCGGCGGCAACATCGCCTACCACGCCGGCCTCCGCGCGATGGCCATGGATCTGAACCCGCTAAAGATCCAAGGGCTTATCCTTTACCAGCCCTACTTTGGAGGGAAAGAGAGGACGGAGTCGGAGGCGAGGATGGCGGCGGATCCGATCCTGGCTCTACCGGTGAACGATTTGATGTGGGAGCTGGCGCTGCCGGAAGGGGCGGATAGGGACCACGAGTACTGTAATCCGGTGGTCGGGAAGACGGTGGCGGGGCTGCCGCGGTGTCTGGTGAAGGGGCACACGGGGGATCCGCTTATCGACCGGCAGAAGGAGTTCTTAAGGATGCTGGAGACGGGAGGGGTCGAGGTGGTGGCGGAGATAGAGGAGGGAGGGTGCCACGGGATCGAAGTGCATGATGCCGCGCAGGCCGACAAGCTGATTGCGGATATCCGAGGATTTATCGGTCTTGCTGCTGCCACTGCCGGTGCTGGTGAGGGTTAATCCATACGACATGAGTGAGTGAACAATGAGATGACAGCGTCTCatgctaaaattaagaatttagtCTGTACttgttcttcccttttttttttttttttttgtgaaagattGTCCTTCCAATTAGTCTGTGattgttcttccactattttcccTTTTACGTCTCTATTTCCAGCTTCATGCGTGCGGTTTTTTTGCCAAATCAAACTTAATTTTGCTttaccaggaaaaaaaaaaaaaaacaccatatTAATGAGCGCAGGTTCAATCGTGTAAGATCTAATTACTGCCATGCCCTTTCAATCATGGCTGTTGATAGATGGCATGACAGCCACCATTATTGAACAAGCGGACAGCTGTGAGAAGAAAGACAAAAGTTCTTTTGCTCAACCCCAATGAGGacaccaggtgcaattggaccgcgCAAATTCCACGGTGAATAACACGCCGCGCAAATCCCACGGTGAATAACACGCCCCGCCATCCTTTTTGTTTCACCGATTCCGATTGCACGCTCTCCACCGTGCATGTGCTCCGAGATTTGCCCCGATTCATTTGCACCTGattcatgcaataatttctcccaaTGAGAGCTGATCCAAATATCGTGAGGATGACAGAGCTCAGGGCATTTTCGAATGGTGGAAGCTAAAATAAGAGAGTTTACATCCCTATATATTATAATTGATCCAGATGGATCATCGAATTCGgtgtgaatttttttcatcattatgaatatacaaaaaaattattagatttaaTATGAATCATTTTTGCCATTACAAAACTCGATatgaattatattaattaatatcaatagagctaaataaaattcagaagcAAGATCCATcacatcaaaaaatcaaattatatattaaactttaaaagatgataatttgatcatacaatattttattgagataatttttttctaaaaaaagagatatattttttaaatctataattTTAGAATAATATTTAAATGGGTTAAATTAGACTAAAATTTTATTGTTAGATCTCGAAATAGGCTGATtacatcaaatatttttttttaaaaaaaattgactgaaagttatttttcaatttatgaagaattaaataGAGCGATTGTAGAcaaaatcaatataaaaatcgagatctatttttcataaaatttttatatttttttataattatatattcatcatattttttagagATCTGGTCCTATTTAAGCTATGAAAAGAAGTCCAATCTAAATTGTTCAAGAATAGATATCATTTTAGAAGATAAAAAGAGAAATCCGATTTGAATTATGTGATGATGGATATCACTATTATAAATAGAGACTATATACCTCAgtttatatatgaaaaattaattaattaaataaaaaaaagatttaagtcctattttcataattttttcatcatattttttttttcttttgggggaTTCGAGTTGAACAAATTGAAGAAAATCttccttctcctcgatcagattagtAATTATAATACATTATATATAGTAGATGAGAAGTGTAGACTAAGATCTAATACCTTCCACGCATTGTGCCAATTTCTACTGATAGGTCTCATCAAATCTTGCTTAATGATTGTAAAATATCAAGAATCCTCCAGAAGACCCTCCAACGAGGTTTCAAGCTGCCAAGAGCACATGGACTTACAGGCAGATTCAATTGGCATTAAAATATTGAAAGAAAAACGAGGTGACAGATAAGAGATGGTAACTAATTTTTTGTGAGCAAATGGGTTGACCAGGCAAATAGCGTTTTTATTAGATTTTCTGGATGAAGGGCCAGTCCACATATCAACAAATATTGCGCGAGTAATTCTGAAACTGGAGTGAGATAGGGTGTATATTGGAGAAAGCCTCCAAAGGCTGTGACCGCATCAAACAGGCCATGAGATGCGTCTGACGATCTTCCCTTCCATCAAATAAGAGAACCATGCCCCATATTGATAATTAACTATGCTATCATTTAGGGCACATTTAGTTTGTGATTAAATATTGGGGTTTGACTTTGTCTAATGTTGTGTACCCTAAGTACTGTTTGAGTTCTCCATTGATGGCTAGCCTGAAGATTCCGACTATGTGTTCCAAAGGAGCACCTATAAGAAGACAAATAATATTAAGACTGGGGGGAGGTATCCTACTAGAACCGAAGCTCGTCTTCGTCAACCATTGGGTGGAATCAATTCTGGGGGTTCGGCGTCGCCTTGTCTGCTCCGATCTCTGCGGTCAGTACATCACTCAAAGATATGAACCCTCGATCGCTTACTTTGGAGAATGATCAAGGATCGGATGGATGATCTTTGCCCATAATCCAAGCTGAAAAATGCTAATCAATTCCATCTGTACAGACCCATAGGATTTTGTCGTCCAGTCGCGTCATCCCATTTATCAGCCGTGCACAAGTCAAGCCTATGTTACATCACCATCCTCTTCACGGTCAATCATACGTCGAGTGAATTTATGACCGCTATCAGAGGTATTTAAATACCTCACGCGGTCCTACATAATGGAACACGGTCATAATGACCCCTTATCCTCTCACCCTTAACTTTAATTCTCTCTGAAGAAGAGATCCTAACCAAAGTTGCGGCACCGATACCCGACTCGACCATGACTTCTAGTGTCTTAACCAATCCATGCATTTGCCAGTCCCCCCCAAAGTGACATACGGGCGCCAGGCATTGAGCCAAGGAAGGTCCAATTATTTTCAGAGATTTTGAGTCAATTCTTATATCTAATCAGTCTTTGAATCATATACTATTACAACTTATCGTACATGGAGAGGCTAACCTTTCTTCGAGCCCTATGCGGTGGGCTAAAACTCTTAGGTCCCACCAAGCCCCGCTTGTCTGACCCCCTGCTAACTTCAGATGGCGCATTATGGGGAGATTTCTTAGCACACCCCCCCAATCATCGATCCCTGCCACTATCAGTTAATGAAGGGGCCGATCTCGGTCGATCAGTCGATCCTCATGACCGGCACCTTCTAGCAACAAGGGTGTCCACTAGCTCTCAGACTTCGATGCACCGAACAACAGCCCTCCATCTAAAGTGCGGATTAAAGTACATTAATAATGACTTCTTGTCTGCATTAGTCAAGTCAGGATACGCCATCCCACGCCATCATTCCACTTATAACCATGCATTGGGTAAACCTACATCACGTAGCCTCTCTTAATTGACTGCATGTCATACAGCTCTGTGTGATGGGATGCAGTCAGAATGACTTTTCGTCTCCCCTCAATTGATCTTTGCCCCCCCATTAATAGGGGGCAGAGGGGGTTCTCGAAAAATGCATGAATAATAGACTGCCTGGACATCGGGCTCAAGGTCAGGGAAAGCTCATTTTTGGTGTTATCCCTAGGGATTCTGAGCCAATCCTTACTTCTAATCAGATCTTGGGTTCTTTACTATTATAATCTATCATTCCAGAAAGGTTGGCCTCATTATATTGACCCTCCAAATAGGACCTCGTAGAAAGCCCTCCGGTGTCCACACTCCTGCCATCGATCCCGACCTCTGTCAACCAATGGATGGGCGATTCTGGCAAAACTGACTGACCCTCCCTGGTCGATGCTCTCCATCTAATGGTAGGAACTTTTGTGGGCCTTCAGACTTCAGCATTAAGGGAGAAATTGGACATTGGACTATGGCCATACGTCTAAAAAATAGGTCGAAGGACTAATTATGATTTTTATCTAAACACGTCGAGTcaagacacatcatcttggtgcACCATTTTACTCACTATTCATACACCCATTAAGCCCACGTCACATCACCTTTCCTGTCGGTAACATGTCAGACAAAAGTCCACTTGATAGTGACACATGTGGCATGACCTATACGGCCCACCATCATCATCAATCCCCCCATAAATAGAGGTAAACAAGAGACCCTCAGGTATGCATGCGTGTGCCCACAATACTTTGCGCTCTcttgtgatttttttttcttctcttctgttGCACCAGATTTTTGACTTGACCATCGAAGGGTTTCCACCGACGTCAATTTCGATCGGAATTTATTTTGCAGGGACGCCGCTCCAGTGGTCTCCAATTTGCTCCATCCATCTCCGTACGTAGTCAAAATTTTtcgcaacagattggcactaaAGGAAGGATCCCAGATCCgctctgagaaggagaggagAGAGCTGCACAACTATTATGGCGCCGTGCAAGGGGGTGTCTTCTCGTCGGTCAAATGCTATTGCTTTTCAATCGACGGACAATCTACCTAACCCCCAAACTCAGATGTCGTTGTTGGAGGTTCCGCCACTAGCTGCTCCACCATCTAGAGCAGTTGTCGGTATGGATCAGTTCAACCTACTGGTCCAACAAGTTCGAGATCTAACTGTGGCAGTGCAGGCAATACAACAAAATAACTCTCTACTACTTGGTATATTTTTGCCTGGGCATCTCCAAGTCCCCTCACAAAGACAGACTCACCAGAGTCGCCTAAAGGAGCCAGAGCACGATGCTCGATGGTCTCCAAGTCCTCACATGGAATATGACTCCACTCCAGGCCAAGCCTACGCTCCCCATTCTGGAGCCTATACCACCAGAGATGTGAAGATTGATTGCAAGCTTTTAGATATGAACCAAATGATCAAGGCTCTACAAAATCAAACCCCAGCTAGAGATGATGATTATAACATCGATCCCCCTTTCAATATCGAAATCATGAGCCAGCCACTCCCACACCATTTTAAGATGCTCCAGCTAGAAAATTATGATGGATCAGCTGACCTGTTGGATCATTTAGAAAGCTCCAAGGCGGTGATGCTTCTCCATGGGGCTACTGATGCCACCTTCTGCAGGACTTTTTTTTTCACTCTAAAAGGCGTAGCCCGACATTGATATTCCAGCCTAAAGCCACAGACAATTTCCTCCTTTGACTAGATGGGATGCCTCTTTGTAACCCATTTTGTTGGCAGCAGGAGGCAGAGAAAGGGGTCTGACTCCctaatcaacatcaagcagaaagaaggagagtTCCTCTGATCTTATCTTGATTGTTTTAATATGGTCATACTGGAAGTACGTGACCTAGATCAGTCGATCACAATGATTGCTTTGAAGGGTGGACTGTTGAAAAACGGTCTCTGATAGTCTTTGGAGAAGTCCTACCCTCATGACTTTATGGAGATGCTGGCTAGAGCAGAGAAATATGCTCGAGCTGATGAAGCTTTTGAGGATGGACCCGGGTCAAGGGCAACTCttggaaaagagaaaaagaaagagcctAAGAAGCTCCGACCACTAGAGAACCAGAGAAAAGATTATCGGAAAGTCTGATCTCCCCCAAGGCGCAACCGATCCTGAACTCTCCCAAGGGGGTGCCAATGGCAGAGCCCAATTGAGAACTGGTGCCTATGCCCGCCTAGAAAATTTGCCAATTATACTCCCCTCAGTGTCCCCCGGATACAGGTTCTTATAGAAGTGCATGGCCAGATCCCTCAACCCTAAAGAATGAGGGGGAACCCGATGCATCGAAACCCAAATAAGTTTTGTctttatcatcgtgaccacggccataacACTGAGGACTATACCCAGCTTCgggatgagattgaagagtttatTCATCGTGGACGTCTGGATTGATTCATCAGACGCTGCCCTGAACATCGAGAGCACCGAAGAGATCCCCCATAACAAAAGCAGCGGCAAGAACTTTTAGAAGACCAACCCCCAGCTGGGATCATCAATGTAATAGTAGTGGGGGCATCAGTCTTGGATTGAAGAGGAATCCGAATCATTTAAAAAGCCGAGGATTGAGGAGCCCATCACGTTCATCGAGGAGGGTACTTAAGGAGTCCTGTACCCACATAATGATGCGGTGGTTGTaactttaaatataaaaattatgataaacgTCATATTCTaatagataatggaagctcagcGGATGTGTTATTTTATAATGctcttattaaaataaaaatatctcctGAGTGCCTGGGGTAGTTGGATGCTCTCTTGGTGAGATTCACAGGTGATACGATACCTGTTGAGGGGGTTATCATGTTGACCATAATTGCTAGCCAAACCCCTCGATGGTCAATGGCCCAAGTGGACTTTTTGGTGGTGCGAGCGCCCTTCATGTATAATGCCATCATCAGGTGCTCTGGGCTTAATGCCCTTCGAGCGGTGGTATCCACCTACCACCTCAAGGTGAAGTTTCCAACCCATTGCAGGGTCGGAGAGGTTTGGAGGGATCAGGCTTTGGCACGCCAATGCTATACCATTGTGCTTCGAAATGTCAAACGGCCCAAAACTTATCCTATTGATGGGCTAGACACCCGTGATGACCTGATGGAAGAACGTGGGGAGCCAGTAGAAGACTTGGAGGTGATCCCGTTAAATAATGGGAACCCAGAGCATATGGCGCAAATCGGATCCAAACTAGACCCGAAAATACGAAAGCAGCTTGTTtcctttttacaaaaaaatatagatGTTTTTGCCTGGACTCTCGTGGATGTGCCCGAGATCGATCCTGCGGTGATGGAACATCGACTGAGTGTCAAACCCACCTACCGGCTGATGAAGcagaagagaagaaatttttcCCTCCAGCAACAAAAAGCGATGGCCGAAGAAGTGAAAAAACTGCTCAAGGCTGTCTTCATTTG includes:
- the LOC105054287 gene encoding LOW QUALITY PROTEIN: carboxylesterase 1 (The sequence of the model RefSeq protein was modified relative to this genomic sequence to represent the inferred CDS: inserted 1 base in 1 codon) — encoded protein: MDPCEYLKITRNPDGSITRHAIIPSSPANPNATPVLSKDLPLDPTHNTWLRIFVPXQSSPSTDGKLPVIIYFHGGGFILASAGTTIFHDFCVKLSADLPAIVLSVEYRLAPEHRLPAAYDDAVDALLWARTQALGPASAVDARTDFSRCFLMGSSAGGNIAYHAGLRAMAMDLNPLKIQGLILYQPYFGGKERTESEARMAADPILALPVNDLMWELALPEGADRDHEYCNPVVGKTVAGLPRCLVKGHTGDPLIDRQKEFLRMLETGGVEVVAEIEEGGCHGIEVHDAAQADKLIADIRGFIGLAAATAGAGEG
- the LOC105054288 gene encoding probable carboxylesterase 8; the protein is MDPYQFLHISRNPDGSLSRANLIPNSPPTGDQPLDSVPALSKDVPLNPAHNTWLRIFLPTQSPPSPEKKLPVVFFFHGGGFILFSAATAPFHDFCVKLSADLPAIVLSVEYRLAPEHRLPAAYDDAVDALLWARAQALGPASTVDPWVGARADFSRCFLMGSSAGGNIVYHVGLRAMGMDLNPLKIQGLILNQPYFGGEERTESEARMAADRIVPLPANDLMWELALPEGADRDHEYCNPAATAVLPRCLVRGHVGDPLVDRQRVFARMLERGGVSVVAHLKEGGHHGIELFKPDMAEALVADVKTFVYLDSAAPAGGVQVGGHRL